One Pseudorasbora parva isolate DD20220531a chromosome 4, ASM2467924v1, whole genome shotgun sequence genomic region harbors:
- the LOC137073915 gene encoding uncharacterized protein — MDINIALSLLAALVLTSQPYDTEGIICGKDLRNLQKRSGEDVALLEDYEVTPKDEERNSDCVEFEAATPFPSPDLQTTTMNKVPYVDTPVPTPKKPSKKQLCWVYVRPVKLYLPMRNLPTLPNLQGIKQVSGPYTGGMNGSVNTQPRVVCGKLQWPMRSFPKVLQDYTNGGKQDIKGSGSVKPIVVKPAMAIQVSGSGSSSFYNLLRSSQRVSGLQKPRGSSVSSQCV; from the exons ATGGATATTAACATTGCTCTCAGTCTGCTTGCTGCACTTGTTCTCACCTCACAGCCATATGATACAGAAG gtattatttgcGGTAAAGATCTGCGCA ATCTTCAGAAGCGTTCAGGTGAGGATGTTGCTCTTCTAGAAGATTATGAAGTTACACCGAAGGATGAggagaggaacagtgactgtgtggaATTCGAGGCAGCCACTCCTTTCCCCTCCCCTGATCTACAAACAACCACAATGAATAAAGTGCCATACGTGGATACGCCAGTCCCAACCCCCAAAAAACCATccaaaaaacagttgtgctgggTTTATGTTAGGCCCGTGAAGCTGTATCTACCCATGAGGAATCTCCCCACACTTCCCAATCTGCAAGGGATTAAGCAGGTCTCTGGGCCGTATACAGGAGGAATGAACGGTTCTGTTAATACTCAACCCAGGGTAGTGTGTGGGAAACTGCAATGGCCTATGAGAAGTTTCCCTAAAGTACTTCAGGATTACACTAATGGCGGAAAACAAGATATTAAAGGATCAGGATCAGTTAAGCCAATAGTGGTCAAGCCTGCTATGGCCATTCAGGTGTCTGGCAGTGGAAGTTCCTCTTTTTACAACTTACTCAGATCTTCTCAGAGAGTGTCAGGCCTTCAGAAGCCAAGGGGAAGTTCAGTTTCCTCTCAGTGTGTTTAG